One Peterkaempfera bronchialis DNA window includes the following coding sequences:
- the casA gene encoding type I-E CRISPR-associated protein Cse1/CasA, producing the protein MHEETPPQTNGRWARLSRAARTVWAKHDRATETWLPLWRHLADSAAVAGLLWDRWLPRNVKEMVAEVLPGGADDARRLAVWLAGTHDIGKATPAFACQVDSLADAMIAAGLRMRTQRQYGEDRKMAPHGLAGQLLLQEWLVKRHGWTGRAVGQFGIVAGGHHGVPPDHSQIHDLMVHPELLRTPGAAETTWHQVQTELLDACAETYDVAGRLGDWRKVKLPQPVQVLLTALVIVSDWIASNPDLFPYFPEAHPRSDEERVKAAWAGLRLPPPWTAAEPTLPAAELIASRFDLPPGARVRPVQEDAVRLAREMPEPGLMVIEAPMGEGKTEAALAVAEIFAARSGAGGCYFALPTMATSNAMFPRLLAWLDRLPSDTLAAGDRSVLLAHAKAALQKDYALLMRKSRQRIAAVDQFGQEDDPRRSGCKADGREVGTTAAPADLIAHQWLRGRKKGLLASFAVGTIDQLLMVGLKSRHLALRHLAMAGKVVVIDEVHAYDTYMNSYLDQVLSWLGAYRVPVVVLSATLPASRRRELVEAYTGTSVGAAVVADIEAAEGYPLLTAVSPGSGQPAVLAARPAASGRRADVALERLGDDYDLLADRLGAELAEGGCALVVRNTVDRVMETAACLRARFGAEQVTVAHARFVDVDRARKDADLLARFGPPDQDGTSPARPRQAHIVVASQVVEQSLDVDFDLLVTDLCPVDLLLQRMGRLHRHPRADRPRRLRSARCLVTGVDWQARPVPSPVRGSRTIYRAYPLLRSLAVLAPHFDQGQGTPVRLPEDISGLVGKAYGAEDPCPKEWGTATESALAEDEKHREGQRSRAAVFRLGDVLKPGRPLIGWIDAGVGDADDSRTGRAQVRDSRESLEVLVVMRRSDGGLITLPWLGDGQGGLDLPTDAAPSPRAARAAAASGLRLPYHFSFPEPLEKAIGELERNWFPAWQEKESHWLAGELILVLDEDCRTRLADWHLRYDPEEGLLVARDDSAEDTGMPAARTALPRVVGPPSFNLVDRPWLPAQLSDGTERSLSLLEVFDQARTIRRLVGDLPTQEFALLRLLLAVLYDAVDGPEDIDAWAELWESDTPFAPVADYLREHREKFDLLHPTTPFFQVADLRTAKDEVASLNRLVADVPNGEPFFTMRMPGVDRLSFAEAARWLVHAQAYDPSGIKSGAVGDPRVKSGKGYPQGVGWAGNLGGVMVEADTLHETLLLNLVARDTTTLDLRGRDDRPAWRAARPHGPAKATDLDKRPYGLRDLYTWQSRRVRLHHDAEGVHGVVLAYGDPLAPLNLHLQEPMTGWRRSPAQEKKHGLQLAYLPREHDPAQSAWRGLRGLLAGRDQGAEQRQEGRDYLRPRVLEWLARLIVEGALPSHHLIRARTIGARYGTQQSVIDEVIDDGVLMPVVLLHEGDPRYGQAAIDALGDGESAVNVLGDLAADLARAAGAEEEPRKSAARDLGFAALDTPFRRWLCDLVPGTDPVLQRDRWKRRLRTLIGDLGTSLLNDAGLSAWEGRVVSGRGGSEWLNDAAADRRFRLRLNKLLTTPVEVEA; encoded by the coding sequence ATGCACGAGGAAACACCTCCCCAGACCAACGGCCGATGGGCGCGGTTGAGCCGCGCTGCGCGGACCGTCTGGGCGAAGCATGACCGCGCCACGGAGACGTGGTTGCCGTTGTGGCGGCATCTGGCCGACAGTGCGGCTGTGGCGGGGTTGCTGTGGGATCGGTGGTTGCCTCGGAATGTGAAGGAGATGGTCGCCGAGGTGCTTCCGGGCGGGGCGGACGACGCGCGGCGGCTGGCGGTGTGGTTGGCGGGAACGCACGACATCGGGAAAGCGACACCGGCATTTGCATGCCAGGTGGACTCGTTGGCGGACGCAATGATCGCGGCCGGGCTCCGCATGCGTACGCAGAGGCAGTATGGCGAGGACCGCAAGATGGCCCCCCACGGGCTGGCGGGGCAGCTGCTCCTTCAGGAGTGGCTGGTCAAGCGGCATGGCTGGACGGGGCGTGCGGTAGGCCAGTTCGGCATCGTCGCGGGTGGGCATCACGGCGTGCCGCCCGACCACTCGCAGATCCACGACCTCATGGTGCACCCGGAATTGCTGCGGACGCCGGGGGCGGCGGAGACCACGTGGCACCAGGTGCAGACGGAACTGCTCGACGCCTGCGCCGAGACCTACGACGTGGCGGGACGGCTCGGGGACTGGCGGAAGGTGAAACTGCCGCAACCGGTCCAGGTGCTGCTGACAGCGCTGGTGATCGTTTCGGACTGGATCGCCAGCAACCCCGATCTCTTCCCCTACTTTCCGGAGGCTCACCCGCGCAGTGACGAGGAGCGGGTCAAGGCGGCATGGGCGGGGCTTCGCCTGCCGCCGCCCTGGACTGCCGCCGAACCGACCCTGCCCGCAGCCGAGTTGATCGCCTCGCGCTTCGACCTCCCGCCGGGTGCGCGGGTGCGGCCGGTCCAGGAGGACGCGGTCCGGCTGGCGAGGGAGATGCCGGAACCCGGCCTGATGGTCATCGAGGCGCCGATGGGCGAGGGGAAGACCGAGGCGGCCCTGGCCGTGGCGGAGATCTTCGCGGCTCGGAGCGGTGCGGGTGGCTGCTATTTCGCGTTGCCGACGATGGCCACGAGCAATGCGATGTTTCCGCGCCTCCTGGCCTGGCTGGACCGTCTGCCGTCCGACACCCTCGCGGCGGGTGACCGATCGGTCCTGCTGGCGCACGCCAAGGCGGCGTTGCAGAAGGACTATGCACTGCTGATGCGCAAAAGCCGCCAACGGATCGCAGCCGTGGACCAGTTCGGACAGGAGGATGACCCGCGCCGGAGCGGCTGCAAGGCGGACGGTCGCGAAGTCGGTACCACTGCCGCGCCCGCCGACCTGATCGCCCACCAATGGCTGCGGGGCCGGAAGAAGGGCCTGCTCGCGTCGTTCGCGGTCGGGACGATCGACCAGTTGCTGATGGTCGGGCTCAAGAGCCGCCATCTCGCTCTGCGCCACCTGGCCATGGCGGGCAAGGTCGTCGTCATCGACGAGGTGCACGCGTACGACACCTATATGAACAGTTACCTGGATCAGGTGCTGTCATGGCTGGGGGCCTACCGGGTGCCCGTGGTGGTGCTGTCCGCGACATTGCCCGCGTCCCGGCGCCGCGAACTGGTCGAGGCGTACACGGGCACCAGCGTAGGCGCGGCTGTCGTCGCGGACATCGAGGCCGCCGAAGGCTATCCGCTGCTGACGGCCGTGTCGCCTGGCAGCGGGCAACCGGCCGTGCTGGCGGCGAGGCCGGCCGCCTCCGGGCGCAGGGCCGACGTGGCGTTGGAGCGGCTGGGCGACGACTACGACCTGCTCGCCGATCGCCTGGGTGCGGAACTGGCGGAGGGCGGCTGTGCGCTGGTCGTGCGCAACACCGTCGACCGGGTGATGGAGACGGCCGCCTGCCTGCGAGCACGGTTCGGCGCCGAGCAGGTGACCGTTGCCCACGCCCGGTTCGTCGACGTGGACCGAGCGCGGAAGGACGCCGACCTGCTGGCGCGTTTCGGCCCACCGGACCAGGACGGTACCTCTCCGGCTCGCCCGCGGCAGGCGCACATCGTGGTGGCGAGCCAGGTGGTGGAGCAGTCGCTCGACGTGGACTTCGATCTGCTGGTGACCGACCTCTGCCCGGTGGACCTGCTGCTCCAGCGCATGGGCCGACTGCATCGCCACCCGCGCGCCGACCGCCCACGCCGGCTGCGGAGCGCCCGGTGTCTGGTCACCGGGGTCGACTGGCAGGCCCGCCCCGTACCGTCGCCGGTCCGAGGCTCCCGGACCATCTACCGCGCGTATCCGCTACTACGGTCCCTCGCCGTCCTGGCTCCCCACTTCGACCAGGGACAGGGGACGCCCGTACGCCTCCCCGAGGACATCAGCGGACTGGTGGGCAAGGCTTACGGCGCGGAAGACCCATGCCCCAAGGAGTGGGGTACGGCCACCGAGTCCGCGCTGGCCGAGGACGAGAAGCACCGCGAGGGACAGCGAAGCCGGGCGGCCGTCTTCCGGCTGGGCGATGTCCTCAAGCCGGGCAGGCCGTTGATCGGGTGGATCGACGCCGGCGTGGGTGACGCCGACGACAGCCGGACCGGCAGGGCCCAGGTGCGCGACAGCCGCGAAAGCCTGGAAGTCCTGGTGGTGATGCGCCGCTCGGACGGTGGCCTGATCACCCTGCCGTGGCTCGGCGACGGGCAAGGCGGGCTGGACCTGCCCACGGACGCCGCGCCGTCGCCGCGCGCCGCTCGTGCCGCCGCCGCGAGCGGCCTGCGGCTGCCCTACCACTTCTCGTTTCCGGAGCCTCTGGAGAAGGCGATCGGCGAACTGGAGCGGAACTGGTTCCCCGCCTGGCAGGAGAAGGAGAGCCACTGGCTGGCAGGGGAGTTGATCCTCGTGCTGGACGAGGACTGTAGGACCCGGCTCGCCGATTGGCATCTGCGGTACGACCCCGAGGAGGGACTGCTCGTGGCCCGCGACGACTCCGCAGAGGACACCGGGATGCCCGCAGCAAGGACGGCGCTGCCGCGCGTCGTCGGCCCGCCGTCGTTCAATCTGGTCGACCGCCCCTGGCTTCCGGCGCAACTCTCTGACGGCACCGAGCGCAGTCTGTCGCTGCTTGAGGTATTCGACCAGGCCCGGACCATTCGTCGGCTGGTCGGTGATCTGCCGACTCAGGAGTTCGCTCTGCTGAGGCTCCTGCTGGCCGTCCTGTACGACGCTGTCGACGGCCCTGAGGACATCGACGCCTGGGCGGAGCTATGGGAGAGCGACACGCCGTTCGCTCCGGTGGCGGACTACCTGCGGGAGCACCGGGAGAAGTTCGACCTGCTGCATCCGACCACTCCCTTCTTCCAGGTCGCCGACCTGCGCACCGCGAAGGACGAGGTCGCCTCGCTCAACCGGCTGGTGGCCGACGTGCCCAACGGCGAACCGTTCTTCACGATGCGGATGCCCGGCGTGGACCGCCTGTCGTTCGCCGAGGCGGCCCGCTGGCTGGTGCACGCGCAGGCGTATGACCCGTCGGGCATCAAGTCCGGTGCGGTGGGCGATCCCCGGGTGAAGTCCGGCAAGGGCTACCCACAGGGCGTCGGCTGGGCGGGGAACCTCGGCGGCGTGATGGTCGAGGCGGACACCCTGCACGAGACCCTGCTGCTCAACCTTGTCGCCCGCGACACCACCACGCTGGACCTTCGAGGCCGCGACGACCGGCCGGCCTGGCGCGCCGCACGGCCCCACGGCCCGGCCAAGGCCACCGACCTGGACAAGCGCCCATACGGGCTGAGGGACCTGTACACCTGGCAGTCCCGGCGCGTGCGACTGCACCACGACGCGGAAGGGGTGCACGGTGTCGTCCTCGCGTACGGCGACCCGCTCGCACCCCTCAACCTGCACCTCCAGGAGCCGATGACCGGCTGGCGTCGCAGCCCGGCCCAGGAGAAGAAGCACGGTCTCCAGCTGGCCTACCTTCCCCGTGAACACGATCCCGCGCAGTCGGCCTGGCGCGGTCTGCGCGGTCTGCTCGCCGGACGCGACCAGGGCGCTGAACAGCGCCAGGAGGGCCGGGACTACCTGCGCCCCCGGGTGCTCGAATGGCTGGCCCGACTGATCGTCGAGGGCGCGCTCCCGTCGCACCACCTCATCCGGGCCCGGACCATCGGCGCCCGGTACGGGACGCAGCAGTCGGTGATCGACGAGGTGATCGACGATGGCGTGCTGATGCCCGTGGTGCTGCTCCATGAGGGAGACCCGCGCTACGGGCAGGCTGCCATCGACGCGCTCGGCGACGGCGAGTCCGCGGTCAATGTGCTCGGAGACCTCGCCGCCGACCTCGCCCGGGCGGCGGGGGCCGAGGAGGAGCCCCGCAAAAGCGCCGCCCGCGACCTCGGGTTCGCCGCCTTGGACACGCCATTCCGGCGCTGGCTGTGCGACCTCGTACCCGGGACCGACCCCGTCCTCCAGCGCGATCGGTGGAAGCGTCGGCTGCGGACCCTCATCGGTGATCTCGGGACCTCCTTGCTGAACGATGCAGGGCTCTCCGCCTGGGAGGGCCGGGTGGTCTCGGGCCGTGGCGGCTCCGAGTGGCTGAACGACGCCGCCGCCGACCGGCGCTTCCGCCTCCGCCTGAACAAGCTCCTGACCACACCCGTGGAGGTGGAGGCATGA
- a CDS encoding DUF3761 domain-containing protein codes for MIFPLGRIQPCQGNDSWAGTFFGARELNRGTTVQARGTDRLTGAGVPVDQPSSSGGSSSAVGGESGSVDSHGGATALCNDGTLSYSAHHRGTCSHHHGVAVRYR; via the coding sequence GTGATATTTCCCCTTGGCCGGATTCAGCCTTGCCAAGGCAACGACTCTTGGGCTGGGACCTTTTTCGGAGCTCGGGAGCTGAACCGGGGTACCACCGTCCAGGCACGCGGCACCGACCGGCTCACCGGAGCAGGCGTCCCCGTAGACCAGCCTTCCTCGTCGGGCGGATCCTCCTCAGCGGTCGGTGGCGAGTCAGGGTCCGTCGACAGCCACGGCGGCGCGACCGCTCTGTGCAACGACGGCACCCTCTCGTACAGCGCACACCACCGCGGCACCTGCTCCCACCACCATGGCGTCGCCGTCCGGTACCGCTGA
- a CDS encoding aldehyde dehydrogenase family protein — protein MTRSPGAALPTYPVLLGGVPEPGEGWVHWPRSSAMLDETYDVLALKARLDHCRAEPEDHADPRLVGRVARSTGAQAIAALSLAREAQPAWARVPLERRLDFVRAFHRLLRDRAEEFIAVLVSEGHPVRVAGWALSAALNLTHPETVDHARAAMVWEGRQAGRRVRLVRKPDGVVCLDPARNAPVLTALAGVPTLAAGNALIVNAPPSVPLSVAYLFHELVAPLLAEYGAPPGMLSVLCAPARPVLRTWLASPDCDDIFFFGGSNQGAELTRSCLEHGKKPIMELAGNDALVVWRDADLPQAADAALERYQGSGQLCLAPKFALVHPAVAEEFTELVRSRVAALRVGPPEDPEVVLTPVVKRSQCKDVLDDAVARGAELLCGGELVDVRGRPSLRGPFIRPVLLRVRGLREAAAMRAVAEETFFPLMCVIVPESAPAAESAPAAESAAADRHLLESVISFVNANRYGLRNSLWAHDPYVIDRFTDEVTNGGVLKVNDSHIGTLPVLPIIGGTGLSGGVFGEANIPFLRTTRLQGISIGSGEAAHFDHLAAAGFHHDQSSART, from the coding sequence GTGACCCGATCTCCCGGTGCGGCGCTGCCTACCTATCCCGTGCTGCTGGGCGGTGTGCCCGAGCCCGGTGAGGGCTGGGTGCACTGGCCCAGGAGCAGCGCGATGCTGGACGAGACGTACGACGTGCTTGCGCTCAAGGCACGCCTCGACCACTGCCGGGCCGAGCCGGAGGATCACGCCGATCCGCGGTTGGTCGGGCGGGTGGCCCGGTCCACGGGGGCGCAGGCGATTGCGGCGCTGTCGTTGGCCCGCGAGGCGCAGCCTGCCTGGGCGCGGGTGCCGCTGGAGCGGCGGCTGGACTTCGTCCGCGCGTTCCACCGCCTGCTGCGGGACCGGGCGGAGGAGTTCATCGCGGTCCTGGTGTCCGAGGGGCATCCCGTACGGGTGGCCGGCTGGGCGCTGTCGGCGGCGCTGAACCTGACGCATCCGGAGACGGTGGACCATGCGCGGGCGGCCATGGTGTGGGAGGGCAGGCAGGCGGGTCGGCGGGTGCGGCTGGTGCGCAAGCCGGACGGCGTGGTGTGCCTCGACCCGGCGCGCAACGCCCCCGTGCTCACCGCCCTGGCCGGGGTCCCGACCCTGGCGGCGGGGAACGCGCTGATCGTCAACGCCCCGCCGTCGGTTCCGCTGAGCGTCGCGTACCTCTTCCATGAGTTGGTCGCCCCGCTGCTGGCGGAGTACGGGGCCCCGCCCGGCATGCTCAGCGTGCTCTGCGCGCCGGCGCGGCCGGTGCTGCGGACCTGGCTGGCCTCGCCCGACTGCGACGACATCTTCTTCTTCGGCGGCTCCAACCAGGGCGCCGAGCTCACCCGGTCCTGCCTGGAGCACGGCAAGAAGCCCATCATGGAACTGGCCGGGAACGACGCCCTGGTGGTGTGGCGGGACGCGGATCTGCCGCAGGCGGCCGACGCGGCGCTGGAGCGGTACCAGGGGTCGGGGCAGCTCTGCCTCGCGCCGAAGTTCGCGCTGGTCCACCCGGCGGTGGCCGAGGAGTTCACCGAGCTGGTGCGCAGCCGGGTGGCGGCGCTGCGGGTGGGGCCGCCCGAGGACCCCGAGGTCGTACTCACCCCCGTGGTCAAGCGCTCCCAGTGCAAGGACGTGCTGGACGATGCCGTGGCCAGGGGCGCCGAGCTGCTCTGCGGGGGCGAGTTGGTCGACGTACGGGGCAGGCCGTCGCTCCGGGGGCCGTTCATCAGACCGGTGCTGCTGCGCGTACGGGGGCTGCGGGAGGCGGCGGCGATGCGGGCGGTCGCCGAGGAGACGTTCTTCCCGCTGATGTGCGTGATCGTGCCTGAGAGCGCACCGGCCGCTGAGTCGGCACCGGCTGCTGAGTCGGCGGCGGCCGACCGTCACCTGCTGGAGTCCGTGATCTCCTTCGTCAATGCGAACCGGTACGGACTGCGCAACTCCCTGTGGGCGCACGACCCGTACGTCATCGACCGGTTCACCGACGAGGTGACCAACGGCGGCGTGCTGAAGGTCAACGACAGCCACATCGGCACCCTGCCCGTCCTCCCCATCATCGGCGGTACGGGGCTCTCCGGCGGGGTGTTCGGCGAGGCCAACATCCCCTTCCTGCGCACCACCCGGCTCCAGGGGATCAGCATCGGCAGCGGCGAGGCGGCGCACTTCGACCACCTCGCCGCTGCCGGGTTCCACCACGACCAGAGCAGTGCTCGCACATGA
- a CDS encoding EF-hand domain-containing protein, with product MTTLSGTPLLHHKIDVCFGHFDTDDNGSIDREDLLTLGSQLLTRFGEPATSPKGTALMDGMARFWDALSAVADLDGDGKLSPEEYRASMTGAFITSAEGFDASFRPLAEAVCALLDTDGDGEVDEQEFQAWQEVFRTEPADRAAAFRRLDTNGNGKLSVDELLAAIRQYYISPEADAAGNWLYGPLA from the coding sequence ATGACCACGCTTTCCGGCACCCCCCTGCTGCACCACAAGATCGATGTCTGCTTCGGGCACTTCGACACCGACGACAACGGCTCGATCGACCGCGAGGACCTGCTCACCCTCGGCTCCCAGCTGCTGACCAGGTTCGGCGAGCCCGCCACCTCCCCCAAGGGCACCGCGCTGATGGACGGGATGGCGCGCTTCTGGGATGCCCTCTCGGCCGTCGCCGACCTGGACGGGGACGGGAAGCTCTCGCCCGAGGAGTACCGCGCGAGCATGACCGGCGCGTTCATCACCTCCGCCGAGGGCTTCGACGCATCGTTCCGGCCCCTGGCCGAGGCGGTCTGCGCGCTGCTCGACACCGACGGGGACGGTGAGGTGGACGAGCAGGAGTTCCAGGCATGGCAGGAGGTGTTCCGTACCGAGCCCGCGGACCGGGCCGCCGCGTTCCGGAGGCTGGACACCAACGGCAACGGCAAGCTCAGCGTCGATGAGCTCCTCGCCGCCATCCGCCAGTACTACATCAGCCCGGAGGCCGACGCGGCGGGCAACTGGCTCTACGGCCCCCTGGCCTGA
- a CDS encoding LLM class flavin-dependent oxidoreductase: MPLTSEPLRKLGFLTIGLFDQVDPRRGHESTLEIIALGERLGFDSAWVRHRHMQYGISSPIAVLAAASQRTSRIELGTAVIPLGWENPLRLAEDLATVDILSGGRLNPGVSVGPPTHYDQVKDALYPDTADLEDFGYARVERLLHFVRGEPASDFSGIEGFEVYSDRVQPHAPGLGRRMWYGGASLRSARWAGEHGMNLLTSSVVKAEESEDFAEIQLSHIRTFRAHHPDGARARVSQGLVVIPTDTASPEQRAKYEEYARKRTPRTATPQGPARMMFAPDLVGPAAEIAERLYADAAFREVDEVAFALPFTFDHEDYVQILTDISTELGPALGWQPAR, from the coding sequence ATGCCGCTGACCTCGGAGCCACTGCGGAAGCTGGGGTTTCTGACGATCGGGCTGTTCGACCAGGTCGATCCCCGGCGGGGGCACGAGTCGACGCTGGAGATCATCGCACTGGGCGAGCGGCTGGGCTTCGACAGTGCGTGGGTGCGGCACCGTCATATGCAGTACGGCATCTCCTCCCCCATCGCCGTGCTGGCGGCGGCCTCACAGCGCACCAGCCGTATCGAGCTGGGCACGGCGGTCATTCCGCTGGGCTGGGAGAATCCGCTGCGGCTGGCCGAGGACCTGGCGACGGTCGACATCCTGTCCGGGGGCCGGCTGAACCCCGGGGTCAGCGTCGGCCCGCCGACCCACTACGACCAGGTCAAAGACGCGCTCTACCCCGACACCGCCGACCTGGAGGACTTCGGCTATGCACGGGTGGAGCGGCTGCTGCACTTCGTACGCGGCGAACCCGCCAGCGACTTCAGCGGGATCGAGGGCTTCGAGGTCTACTCCGACCGCGTCCAGCCGCACGCTCCCGGCCTGGGCCGCCGCATGTGGTACGGCGGCGCGAGCCTGCGGTCGGCGCGGTGGGCCGGTGAGCACGGGATGAACCTGCTGACCAGCAGCGTCGTCAAGGCGGAGGAGTCCGAGGACTTCGCCGAGATCCAGCTCTCGCACATCCGGACGTTCCGTGCCCACCACCCCGACGGCGCCCGCGCCCGCGTGTCGCAGGGACTCGTCGTCATTCCGACCGACACCGCTTCGCCGGAGCAGCGCGCCAAGTACGAGGAGTACGCCCGGAAGCGGACACCCCGGACCGCCACGCCGCAGGGGCCCGCCCGCATGATGTTCGCGCCCGATCTCGTCGGGCCCGCCGCCGAGATCGCCGAACGGCTCTACGCGGACGCCGCCTTCCGGGAGGTCGACGAGGTCGCGTTCGCGCTGCCCTTCACCTTCGACCACGAGGACTACGTCCAGATCCTCACCGACATCAGCACCGAACTCGGCCCGGCCCTCGGCTGGCAGCCTGCTCGCTGA
- a CDS encoding YncE family protein has protein sequence MRTRSISTATALAVLFSSAALTVTAAGSASAASAAVASPGGIVADGALHRVFVGDHSAGKILAADYTGALVGSVSGISRVAGLALSDDGATLYAAAEGSHEIVALDAATLHVKARYRVATDTGPRHVAFAGGKVWFTYGDQWDGDLGSVDPEADPASGADVVTLGLFPESSPGLWGPALLDTDPSEPGLLAVAQSGLSSDSMAVVDVSGTTPQLTAWHHGDYTLNSGIRDIDLVPGTSQVLVNGTQRDAYADGDFTAAGAYPSGQQADISPSGLVAQVSGTNVAVYRPGATKPVRTYAMGASGTAALTWAPDSSRIFALAGTGSGYTLKALTGPTLNVPSLTVNAPSTATRGKRLTVTGKLSATVPLPNGVKLKVTRTDLESPNGKALPAVTVKADGSYTFTDTPPAGGTVTYKVAYAGDTQHTAVSASDKVAVSRTAPTLTLNNNRKVYDYGKHVSFTAHLGTTYKNRTVEIWADPYGGDKPNKLLKTAKVNSKGNISVTVDMTRNTVVAAVFKGDARTAPKTVKSTAYAKVRISTAVTKHYKTGKIGSTSYYWFHKKTDPVLTTTMTYYKGREQRFDLQVYSGGKWYSAGSEYFLLAGNGKSAIRLEAPGVSGIRARMRSVYVKGSSGDSLNSTTYGPWKYLYFSN, from the coding sequence GTGCGCACGCGCAGCATCTCGACCGCGACAGCGCTCGCGGTCCTCTTCAGCTCGGCGGCGCTGACCGTCACCGCAGCCGGATCCGCCTCGGCCGCCTCCGCCGCAGTCGCCTCGCCGGGCGGCATCGTCGCGGACGGCGCCCTGCACAGGGTCTTCGTCGGCGACCACTCGGCTGGGAAGATCCTGGCAGCCGACTACACCGGCGCCCTCGTCGGCTCGGTGAGCGGCATCAGCAGGGTCGCCGGTCTGGCGCTGTCCGACGACGGCGCCACCCTGTACGCGGCTGCGGAGGGCAGTCACGAGATCGTGGCGCTCGACGCGGCAACCCTCCATGTGAAGGCCCGCTACCGCGTCGCCACCGACACGGGCCCGCGCCACGTCGCCTTCGCGGGTGGCAAGGTCTGGTTCACGTACGGCGACCAGTGGGACGGTGACCTGGGCTCGGTCGACCCGGAGGCGGACCCGGCGAGCGGTGCCGACGTGGTGACGCTCGGGCTGTTCCCGGAGTCGTCTCCCGGGCTCTGGGGCCCGGCACTCCTCGACACCGACCCGTCCGAGCCCGGCCTGCTGGCTGTCGCCCAGAGCGGCCTCTCCTCGGACTCGATGGCTGTCGTCGACGTCTCCGGCACGACGCCGCAGTTGACCGCCTGGCACCACGGCGACTACACGCTGAACAGCGGCATCCGGGACATCGACCTCGTGCCCGGCACCTCGCAGGTGCTGGTCAACGGCACACAGCGGGACGCCTACGCGGACGGGGACTTCACCGCCGCCGGCGCCTACCCCTCCGGGCAGCAGGCCGACATCTCCCCGAGCGGACTGGTCGCCCAGGTCTCAGGCACCAATGTGGCGGTCTACCGTCCGGGTGCCACCAAGCCGGTCCGCACCTATGCAATGGGCGCGTCGGGCACGGCCGCACTGACGTGGGCTCCGGACTCCTCACGGATCTTCGCACTGGCGGGGACGGGCAGCGGCTACACCCTCAAGGCACTCACCGGCCCGACGCTGAACGTCCCGAGCCTGACGGTGAACGCCCCGTCGACCGCGACACGCGGCAAGCGGCTCACCGTGACCGGGAAGCTGTCGGCGACGGTACCGCTGCCGAACGGCGTCAAGCTGAAGGTCACCCGTACCGACCTGGAGAGCCCCAACGGCAAGGCGCTGCCCGCCGTCACCGTGAAGGCGGACGGTTCGTACACCTTCACCGACACCCCGCCGGCCGGTGGCACGGTCACCTACAAGGTCGCCTACGCGGGCGACACCCAGCACACGGCCGTCAGTGCGTCCGACAAGGTGGCGGTCTCCCGTACGGCGCCGACGCTGACCCTGAACAACAACCGCAAGGTCTACGACTACGGCAAGCACGTCTCCTTCACCGCGCACCTGGGCACGACGTACAAGAACCGCACGGTCGAGATATGGGCGGACCCCTACGGCGGCGACAAGCCCAACAAGCTGCTGAAGACCGCGAAGGTCAACTCCAAGGGCAACATCTCCGTGACGGTCGACATGACGCGGAACACGGTCGTCGCCGCGGTCTTCAAGGGGGACGCCCGCACCGCGCCCAAGACGGTGAAGTCCACGGCGTACGCGAAGGTCAGGATCTCCACCGCCGTCACCAAGCACTACAAGACGGGCAAGATCGGTTCCACGTCGTACTACTGGTTCCACAAGAAGACCGACCCGGTGCTCACGACGACCATGACCTACTACAAGGGCCGTGAGCAGCGCTTCGACCTGCAGGTCTACTCGGGCGGAAAGTGGTACTCCGCCGGCTCGGAGTACTTCCTGCTCGCCGGCAACGGAAAGTCGGCCATACGCCTGGAGGCGCCGGGAGTATCCGGGATCAGGGCGCGGATGCGGTCGGTGTACGTCAAGGGGTCGTCCGGCGACTCCCTGAACTCGACGACGTACGGCCCCTGGAAGTACCTGTACTTCTCCAACTAG